The uncultured Desulfatiglans sp. DNA window ACAGCCCCACAGCGGGAGGATTGTTTCATTGGCATTCAAAGATTATTACCGGGTGTTGGAGGTCGAGCCTGAAGCATCGTGTCAGGAGATCAAGAAGGCCTACAGGCGTCTGGCGCTGGCCTACCATCCCGATAGGAACCGGGGGGACCCGGCCTGTGAAGAGCGGCTGAAGGAGATCAATGAGGCCTACCAGGTGCTGGGTGACGAAGCGAAGAGAAGCGGGTATGACGGCCTTTGCCGGACCGCAGAGAATGGGTTTGCGCCGCACCGGGCGGACTGGGAAGGTGTGTTGTTCGAGATGATGCAGACCTTTGCGCGCTCGGGCTTCGGCCCGGGACGGCCCGGCGGATGCAGGGGCGGTGGCTTCGGAAAAAGGGGCTGCCGGTGGAAAAACTGGAATTTTTAAGCATGGTTTTGGAGGAGATCAAATGGGTTACAAACCTGAAGTGGATGCTGAAAAGTGTGTAGGATGCGGTGAATGCGTGGAGGTCTGTCCTGTTGACGTCTATGAAATTATCGACGAAAAATCGGTGCCGGTCAATGAGGACGAGTGCCTCGGCTGCGAAAGCTGCGTAGAGGTTTGCGAGCACGAGGCGATTACCGTCTCGGAGGTTTGATGATGCTGCGCCGGGCGCCCGCAATATGGACAGGCCGCATCCTTTGGAGTGCGGGGATCTGCTGCGCTCGGTCCGGAGGGTTCCATGGCTGCCCAATGGGAAGGCGTCTTGCATCGGCGGCATTCGGGAGGCTTATATGTGCTTGAGTACGGTTTATATGGATTCGGGAGAACAGCAAACGGAAATCATGAAGGATGTAGCCCGGATCAAGGCCGAGGGCCGCGGTTTTTGGCTCTACGACATGTTCGGCGACAAACAATATGTTGAAGGGACGATCGAGACGGTCAACCTGATGGATGGGTATTTCGTGCTGCATCGGGCAGGTGGATCGCACTGAAAGAGACCGACACACGGAAGATTTCAAGCTTTCATACGGCCGAAGGGCGGTGTGCCGCAGGACATGCCCGGCGGAAAACCGGTCGATCCGCGGGGCCAGACCGGCCGGATCGAAAAAAATGAGGTTTCAGAATCGAGACGGGCTGTTCAACCCTTGGTGCTCGCGGGGTTGAACGGCCTGTCTTTTTTAAGTCCGATCGCGTCGAATCAGTCGGTCACGCGGTTGCCGTTGATCCCGTACAGGAAGAAGTCGTATATCCGTTCGGCGAGGTCGTCAGGTTTGACATCGCCTCTTGCATTGTACCACTGGTAGATCCAGTTGCAGATCCCGACCAGAAAGTTGACGTAGACCGACAAAAAATCGAGTTTGATCGACTCGTTCAGGCAAAGCCGTTCGAGCCCGTTACGCCAGTAGGAGATGTATTCGCGCTGCTTGTCCTTCAGTTTTCGGTAATAGGCGCCGCTCAGACAGTTTTCGTCATGAATGATTAGCTTGCTGCGGATGCTGTCGCGATGGTACATCCCGACCTGGAAACGGATCGCCTCCTTCAGGAATTCATGCGGATCCTCCAGTCGTTCGTGGATCTCTCGGATGCCCCTGATCAGTTCATCCATATATCCATCCAGAAGCTGGTAGAGGAGATCCTCCTTGCTCTTGAAGTAGTAGTAGAGGCCGGCCTTGGTCATGTGGGTGGCCTCGGCGATGTCGCGCAAGGAGGCTTTTTCGTACCCGAGGTTGCACAAAACCCTCGCAGCTGTGCGGAAAATTTTCTCCTGACGCCGCGACTTTTCCATTTCCCGGTCGGTGATTGCCATAAAGATGCCTCGCTAAAGATGGTCTGAAGACACGGTCGAATCTTCAAGGCGAAAAGCCTTCCGCTCAACCGGAATCTATGCCCCGTACTTGATCATGTCCCAGATGTCCTTGTCGGCTTCCTTCCAGTCCGGACCGAACTTCCGGTCGTAGTAATCCCCGAGCCTGTCAAACCACCGCCACCAGAAGCTTTTGCCTTTTTCCTTGGCTTCCAGAATGTCGTTGAGGAAGGTCTCGAGGTTCAGCATTTCCTCCTTCGGCAGGTAGGAAGCCGCCCCCGACCTGAACGACTTTGCGGCGTCCTGGGGGGTCAGGGCATGGGCCGTCAGCATGACGGGGATTACGCCTCTCTTGTTGGCGATATCAAGCAGTTCGTAACCGTTCACGCCCATGATGTCAAGGATCGCGATGTCGAAGCGCTCGCTTTCGAGCAGGTCCTTGGCGGCCTCGAAATGGTCCGCCGATGTCACCTTGCAGTCCGAAAGCAGCTCTTCGAGCGATTCAAGCACATCGGGCTCGTCATCGACGATCAGCACCTTCTTTCCTTCCAGCAGGTTCCTCTTTTCCATGGATCAATCCTCGCTTCAAAAAGAGATTCGAAATGGTTACGTGCAGGGAGCCGCTTCGAGGCGGGCTCCGGTGTCTCCGCCGCCGCATGTCGGGGAAAAAATCGATCTTCGCTGCGAAAAAAATAGTTGACGGCTCAAAACCTTTATGGCTATATAGGCACCAATTCTACCGGTCGTCAAGTAGAAAAGTTTACCGGCCGACAAGTAGAACTGGTTGATTGTGGCAGACTGCTTTTGGTGCCAACCGTTCGTTGTCCAATCTTGATTATCAATGGAAGGAAATGAGGAGGTCACAATGAGGAGAGCAGTTCGTTTTTTGGGAATGGTCATGTGTGCGGTTTTGATCGGGGGCTTTGGCGGCAACGCGCTGGCCGGTCCGGTATCCTTCAAGTTCGCTCATTTCATCCCGCCGAACGAACCCGGGGCCGAGGTCGGGTTGTGGATCGAAAAGGAACTGAATGAAACGGCCGGAGATCTGGTCGAGGCGAAATATTTTCACAGCACCCAGATGGGAAGCACGATCGAGATCGTGAACAAGGTGCGGATGGGCACCCTTCAGGCAGGCTTCCTGACCAGCAATTACGCGCCTGACCTGGACCCGAAATTCGGCATCGGCACGCTGGCCTACTGCATGGAATCCTATGAAAAGTGGGCTGCGCTCCTGAACAATGATGCGGTTCGTGAGGAGCTATACACCAGTCTGCTGCCGAAGGGTTTACGGGTCGTGGATACGGCGTATTTCGGCGTCTATGGGCTCGTCACCACCAAGCCCGTCAATTCCTTCGACGATTTGAAAGCTATGAAGATGCGCACCACAGAGGCCCGCTATCCGGTGGCCTTCTGGAAGGCCCTTGGCGTCAACCCCGTTCCCATGGCTTGGGGCGACGTCTTTCCGGCCCTGAAGCAAGGGGTCGTGGATGGCACGGACCAGACGATGAACGTCGCCCGCCTGCGGCTGACCGACGTAACCAAGTACTTTACGGAGACCAAGCACATGCTCGGGCTTTTTTTCCTGGTCGTGAACGAGAAGTGGTACCAGAAGCTGGATCCGAAGGAGCGCGAGGTCATTATGGGCAGCATCCATCGGAACTTCGTCAAGGCCCGGGAGGCCAGCATGCGCTTGACCGAGGAGGCGCCGGCGGCGCTGAAGGAGAAGGGCGTGACAGTGATTGCCCTGCCGGATGCCGAGATGGCCAAGTTCAAAGAGGCCCAGATGCAGGTCTGGAAGCAGTTCGAACCTGAAATCGGCGCCGAGTGGCTGAACAAGATCAAAGATCTGACCAAGGGAATGTAAGAGGTCCCGGCAAACCACGGGCCGCACCTTTCTGATCGGGTGTGGCCCGATTCCGCAGGGGTGTCTACCATGAAGAGACTCGGAACGTTTCTTGGCTGGCTCGAAAACGGGTGCATATTCCTCTGCTTTTCGGTCACCCTCACCATCCTGAGCATCAGCATCCTGAGCCGCTATGTCTTCCGGCGGCCCCTTTCCTGGCCTGACGAGCTGACCACCTACCTGTTCATCCTGATGACTTTCATGGGCGCGTGTGCGTCCGTGAAATGGGGTTCGGAGCTCAAGGTCAACGCCCTCTATGAACGATTTCCGCAATGGCACTTCGGCCTGGACCTCATCCTGAACCTGGTTCGACTCCTGGCCTGCATCCTCTTCGTCGTGCTCGGGATCAAGTTCGTCGTCATTGCTTTCGATATGCAGACCTTTTCCCCCATTCTGCGCATCCCGGTCTATCTGATCTTCTGTATGCTCCCGTTTTTCGGTTTCGTCATGGGTCTTCGGACCGTGGAATGCCTAGTCAACCTTTTCAAAGGGAGA harbors:
- a CDS encoding putative Extracellular solute-binding protein, family 7 (Evidence 3 : Putative function from multiple computational evidences), whose translation is MRRAVRFLGMVMCAVLIGGFGGNALAGPVSFKFAHFIPPNEPGAEVGLWIEKELNETAGDLVEAKYFHSTQMGSTIEIVNKVRMGTLQAGFLTSNYAPDLDPKFGIGTLAYCMESYEKWAALLNNDAVREELYTSLLPKGLRVVDTAYFGVYGLVTTKPVNSFDDLKAMKMRTTEARYPVAFWKALGVNPVPMAWGDVFPALKQGVVDGTDQTMNVARLRLTDVTKYFTETKHMLGLFFLVVNEKWYQKLDPKEREVIMGSIHRNFVKAREASMRLTEEAPAALKEKGVTVIALPDAEMAKFKEAQMQVWKQFEPEIGAEWLNKIKDLTKGM
- a CDS encoding hypothetical protein (Evidence 5 : Unknown function) — protein: MPDRREWVCAAPGGLGRCVVRDDADLCALGLRPGTARRMQGRWLRKKGLPVEKLEFLSMVLEEIKWVTNLKWMLKSV
- a CDS encoding Ferredoxin-3: MGYKPEVDAEKCVGCGECVEVCPVDVYEIIDEKSVPVNEDECLGCESCVEVCEHEAITVSEV
- a CDS encoding Tripartite ATP-independent periplasmic transporter DctQ component, which encodes MKRLGTFLGWLENGCIFLCFSVTLTILSISILSRYVFRRPLSWPDELTTYLFILMTFMGACASVKWGSELKVNALYERFPQWHFGLDLILNLVRLLACILFVVLGIKFVVIAFDMQTFSPILRIPVYLIFCMLPFFGFVMGLRTVECLVNLFKGR
- a CDS encoding conserved hypothetical protein (Evidence 4 : Unknown function but conserved in other organisms), yielding MCLSTVYMDSGEQQTEIMKDVARIKAEGRGFWLYDMFGDKQYVEGTIETVNLMDGYFVLHRAGGSH
- a CDS encoding Response regulator receiver domain protein, whose product is MEKRNLLEGKKVLIVDDEPDVLESLEELLSDCKVTSADHFEAAKDLLESERFDIAILDIMGVNGYELLDIANKRGVIPVMLTAHALTPQDAAKSFRSGAASYLPKEEMLNLETFLNDILEAKEKGKSFWWRWFDRLGDYYDRKFGPDWKEADKDIWDMIKYGA
- a CDS encoding TetR-family transcriptional regulator; the encoded protein is MAITDREMEKSRRQEKIFRTAARVLCNLGYEKASLRDIAEATHMTKAGLYYYFKSKEDLLYQLLDGYMDELIRGIREIHERLEDPHEFLKEAIRFQVGMYHRDSIRSKLIIHDENCLSGAYYRKLKDKQREYISYWRNGLERLCLNESIKLDFLSVYVNFLVGICNWIYQWYNARGDVKPDDLAERIYDFFLYGINGNRVTD
- a CDS encoding Chaperone protein DnaJ (fragment), producing MAFKDYYRVLEVEPEASCQEIKKAYRRLALAYHPDRNRGDPACEERLKEINEAYQVLGDEAKRSGYDGLCRTAENGFAPHRADWEGVLFEMMQTFARSGFGPGRPGGCRGGGFGKRGCRWKNWNF